The following proteins are co-located in the Vigna angularis cultivar LongXiaoDou No.4 chromosome 2, ASM1680809v1, whole genome shotgun sequence genome:
- the LOC108329212 gene encoding probable WRKY transcription factor 4 isoform X1, translating to MSTPNADSGMAPHPRPTITLPPRPSAEAFFSAAGGASPGPMTLVSSFFGSDAAADCRSFSQLLAGAMASPMAFSATVADNSDKDDDGPHKGFKQSRPMNLVIARSPVFTVPPGLSPSGFLNSPGFFSPQSPFGMSHQQALAQVTAQAVLAQSHMHMQADYQMHPVTAPTEPPVQQPSFALNEASEQKIVPSVSEAKNAQLETSDISQADKKYQLASQAIDKPADDGYNWRKYGQKQVKGSEYPRSYYKCTHLNCLVKKKVERAPDGHITEIIYKGQHNHEKPQANRRVKDNSDSNGSAIVQPKSESNSQGWVGQQVNKFSENIPDCSVPESDQISNQGAPRQLLPGSSGSEEVGDVDNREEADDIEPNPKRRNTDVAVSEVPLSQKTVTEPKIIVQTRSEVDLLDDGYRWRKYGQKVVKGNPHPRSYYKCTSAGCNVRKHVERASTDPKAVITTYEGKHNHDVPAARNSSHNTANTNSVPLKPHNVVPEKHPLLKDMDFGSNDQRPVHLRLKEEQIIV from the exons ATGTCCACTCCCAACGCCGACTCCGGCATGGCGCCGCATCCGCGCCCCACCATCACACTTCCTCCTCGTCCCTCCGCGGAGGCCTTTTTCTCCGCCGCTGGCGGCGCTAGCCCCGGTCCCATGACCCTCGTCTCCAGCTTCTTCGGTTCTGATGCCGCCGCCGACTGTCGCTCCTTCTCCCAGCTTCTTGCTGGCGCCATGGCCTCCCCGATGGCCTTCTCTGCCACCGTGGCCGACAACTCCGACAAGGACGATGATGGGCCCCACAAGGGCTTCAAGCAGAGCAGACCCATGAATTTGGTCATTGCTCGTTCCCCTGTCTTCACTGTTCCACCCGGGTTGAGCCCTTCTGGGTTTCTTAACTCTCCTGGCTTCTTTTCCCCTCAG AGCCCCTTTGGGATGTCTCACCAACAGGCTTTAGCACAGGTTACAGCTCAAGCTGTCCTAGCGCAATCTCATATGCACATGCAAGCTGATTACCAGATGCATCCAGTAACTGCCCCTACTGAACCACCTGTACAACAGCCATCTTTTGCTCTAAATGAAGCTTCAGAGCAGAAAATAGTTCCATCTGTATCAGAAGCTAAAAATGCTCAACTGGAAACGTCGGATATCTCACAGGCTGATAAGAAATATCAGCTGGCTTCTCAGGCCATTGACAAGCCTGCAGATGATGGCTACAACTGGCGCAAGTATGGGCAGAAGCAGGTTAAAGGCAGCGAGTATCCAAGGAGCTACTACAAATGTACACATCTGAATTGCCTAGTGAAGAAAAAAGTTGAGCGTGCCCCTGATGGACACATAactgaaattatatataaaggTCAGCATAACCATGAAAAGCCTCAGGCAAATAGACGTGTCAAGGATAATAGTGATTCAAATGGAAGTGCAATTGTTCAGCCTAAGTCTGAGTCAAACTCACAAGGTTGGGTTGGACAACAAGTAAACAAGTTTAGTGAAAACATTCCTGATTGTTCAGTTCCTGAAAGTGACCAGATCTCCAATCAAGGGGCACCTAGGCAACTACTACCTGGGTCAAGTGGGAGCGAGGAAGTGGGTGATGTAGATAATAGGGAAGAGGCGGATGACATTGAGCCAAACCCTAAGAGAAG GAATACTGATGTTGCGGTTTCTGAAGTACCTCTTTCTCAGAAGACTGTCACAGAACCCAAAATTATTGTGCAAACAAGAAGCGAAGTTGATCTTTTGGATGATGGTTACAGGTGGAGAAAGTATGGTCAAAAAGTGGTGAAGGGAAATCCTCATCCGAG GAGTTATTACAAATGCACAAGTGCAGGATGCAACGTGCGTAAGCATGTTGAGAGAGCTTCAACCGACCCCAAAGCTGTCATAACCACGTACGAGGGTAAGCATAATCATGATGTGCCTGCTGCTAGAAATAGCAGCCACAACACAGCTAATACAAATTCAGTGCCATTAAAACCGCACAATGTCGTACCGGAGAAGCACCCTTTACTTAAAGACATGGATTTTGGAAGCAATGACCAAAGGCCTGTACATTTGCGCTTAAAAGAAGAGCAAATCATAGTATAA
- the LOC108329212 gene encoding probable WRKY transcription factor 3 isoform X2, translating to MSKVLESPFGMSHQQALAQVTAQAVLAQSHMHMQADYQMHPVTAPTEPPVQQPSFALNEASEQKIVPSVSEAKNAQLETSDISQADKKYQLASQAIDKPADDGYNWRKYGQKQVKGSEYPRSYYKCTHLNCLVKKKVERAPDGHITEIIYKGQHNHEKPQANRRVKDNSDSNGSAIVQPKSESNSQGWVGQQVNKFSENIPDCSVPESDQISNQGAPRQLLPGSSGSEEVGDVDNREEADDIEPNPKRRNTDVAVSEVPLSQKTVTEPKIIVQTRSEVDLLDDGYRWRKYGQKVVKGNPHPRSYYKCTSAGCNVRKHVERASTDPKAVITTYEGKHNHDVPAARNSSHNTANTNSVPLKPHNVVPEKHPLLKDMDFGSNDQRPVHLRLKEEQIIV from the exons ATGTCAAAAGTTTTAGAG AGCCCCTTTGGGATGTCTCACCAACAGGCTTTAGCACAGGTTACAGCTCAAGCTGTCCTAGCGCAATCTCATATGCACATGCAAGCTGATTACCAGATGCATCCAGTAACTGCCCCTACTGAACCACCTGTACAACAGCCATCTTTTGCTCTAAATGAAGCTTCAGAGCAGAAAATAGTTCCATCTGTATCAGAAGCTAAAAATGCTCAACTGGAAACGTCGGATATCTCACAGGCTGATAAGAAATATCAGCTGGCTTCTCAGGCCATTGACAAGCCTGCAGATGATGGCTACAACTGGCGCAAGTATGGGCAGAAGCAGGTTAAAGGCAGCGAGTATCCAAGGAGCTACTACAAATGTACACATCTGAATTGCCTAGTGAAGAAAAAAGTTGAGCGTGCCCCTGATGGACACATAactgaaattatatataaaggTCAGCATAACCATGAAAAGCCTCAGGCAAATAGACGTGTCAAGGATAATAGTGATTCAAATGGAAGTGCAATTGTTCAGCCTAAGTCTGAGTCAAACTCACAAGGTTGGGTTGGACAACAAGTAAACAAGTTTAGTGAAAACATTCCTGATTGTTCAGTTCCTGAAAGTGACCAGATCTCCAATCAAGGGGCACCTAGGCAACTACTACCTGGGTCAAGTGGGAGCGAGGAAGTGGGTGATGTAGATAATAGGGAAGAGGCGGATGACATTGAGCCAAACCCTAAGAGAAG GAATACTGATGTTGCGGTTTCTGAAGTACCTCTTTCTCAGAAGACTGTCACAGAACCCAAAATTATTGTGCAAACAAGAAGCGAAGTTGATCTTTTGGATGATGGTTACAGGTGGAGAAAGTATGGTCAAAAAGTGGTGAAGGGAAATCCTCATCCGAG GAGTTATTACAAATGCACAAGTGCAGGATGCAACGTGCGTAAGCATGTTGAGAGAGCTTCAACCGACCCCAAAGCTGTCATAACCACGTACGAGGGTAAGCATAATCATGATGTGCCTGCTGCTAGAAATAGCAGCCACAACACAGCTAATACAAATTCAGTGCCATTAAAACCGCACAATGTCGTACCGGAGAAGCACCCTTTACTTAAAGACATGGATTTTGGAAGCAATGACCAAAGGCCTGTACATTTGCGCTTAAAAGAAGAGCAAATCATAGTATAA